A genomic stretch from Aedes albopictus strain Foshan chromosome 2, AalbF5, whole genome shotgun sequence includes:
- the LOC109415040 gene encoding phosphoglycerate kinase gives MALNKLSIENVDLKGKRVFMRVDFNVPIKEGKITSNQRIVAALDSIKYALEKGAKSVVLASHLGRPDGNKNAKYTLAPVAEEMKKLLGRDVTFLNDCVGAEVEAACKDPAPGSVILLENVRFYVEEEGKGVDASGNKVKADKDKVKTFRESLAKLGDVYVNDAFGTAHRAHSSMMGEGYAQRAAGLLLNKELRYFSQALDNPPRPFLAILGGAKVADKIQLIENLLDKVNEMIIGGGMAFTFLKVLNNMEIGGSLFDEEGSKIVQKLVDKAKANNVQLHLPVDFVTGDKFAEDAAVGAATVESGIPAGHMGLDVGPKSREAFAAPIARAKIIVWNGPPGVFEFPNFANGTKAVMDGVVAATKAGTVSIIGGGDTASCCAKWGTESQVSHVSTGGGASLELLEGKVLPGVDALSSA, from the exons ATGGCTCTCAACAAACTTAGCATCGAAAATGTTGACTTGAAAGGCAAACGCGTTTTTATGCG TGTGGATTTCAACGTTCCCATCAAGGAGGGCAAAATTACCAGCAATCAGCGTATCGTTGCCGCTCTGGACAGTATTAAATATGCCCTGGAAAAGGGCGCCAAATCCGTTGTCCTAGCTTCGCACTTGGGCCGGCCGGATGGCAACAAAAATGCCAAATACACCCTAGCCCCGGTGGCCGAGGAAATGAAGAAGCTGTTGGGTCGTGATGTGACCTTCCTGAACGACTGTGTCGGGGCTGAGGTGGAAGCCGCATGCAAGGATCCCGCGCCCGGTTCGGTGATTCTGCTGGAAAATGTCCGATTCTACGTTGAGGAGGAAGGCAAGGGCGTTGACGCATCCGGTAACAAG GTCAAGGCCGACAAGGACAAGGTCAAGACCTTCCGCGAAAGCTTGGCCAAGCTGGGAGACGTGTACGTTAACGATGCATTCGGAACGGCTCATCGTGCGCACAGTTCAATGATGGGCGAGGGATATGCTCAGCGCGCAGCTGGTCTGCTGTTGAACAAGGAACTGCGTTACTTCTCGCAAGCCCTGGACAACCCACCACGACCATTCTTGGCCATCCTGGGAGGTGCCAAGGTAGCCGATAAAATCCAACTCATCGAGAACCTGCTGGACAAGGTCAACGAAATGATCATTGGAGGTGGCATGGCATTTACGTTCCTGAAGGTATTGAACAACATGGAAATCGGAGGATCGCTGTTCGACGAAGAAGGATCGAAGATCGTGCAAAAGTTGGTGGACAAAGCCAAGGCGAACAATGTGCAGCTGCATTTGCCCGTTGACTTTGTAACAGGCGATAAGTTCGCCGAAGATGCTGCTGTTGGTGCCGCCACTGTAGAAAGTGGAATCCCCGCCGGACACATGGGTCTCGATGTTGGACCAAAGTCCCGTGAGGCTTTTGCAGCTCCGATTGCCCGCGCCAAGATCATTGTCTGGAACGGTCCACCAGGCGTTTTCGAATTCCCCAATTTCGCTAATGGTACCAAAGCTGTAATGGATGGCGTCGTTGCTGCCACCAAGGCTGGAACCGTATCCATCATTGGCGGTGGAGATACCGCTTCGTGCTGCGCCAAGTGGGGTACAGAATCTCAGGTATCGCATGTTTCCACCGGCGGTGGTGCGTCCTTGGAATTGTTGGAAGGCAAAGTTTTGCCTGGTGTTGACGCATTGAGCAGCGCTTAA
- the LOC109622588 gene encoding LOW QUALITY PROTEIN: protein transport protein Sec24C (The sequence of the model RefSeq protein was modified relative to this genomic sequence to represent the inferred CDS: inserted 1 base in 1 codon): MLPLPINMHRLEDHRGCHLVCPRGCLQCQTLPLLPMFHRGTLPNRGRCRKCPVDLICHHRMPXGYNQPPAPQGFSQMPGQQYQPPAPGGAPHYPTGGMAPPPQQKRLDPDSMPNPIQVMSENQRSNGGVFATNQAGLVPPLVTTKFVTQDQGNSGPRFIRSSMYNVPANTDMMKQSAVPFSLIVSPFARVAEKELAPPIVNFGELGPIRCIRCKAYMCPFMQFIDGGRRFQCLFCKATTDVPSEYFQHLDHTGQRMDKYERPELVLGTYEFVATKDYCRNNIPPRPPAMVFVIDVSYNNVKSGLVQLLCSEMKNIIRNLPVDEGQEKTAMKVGFITYNNSVHFYNIKSTLAQPQMMVVGDVQEMFMPLLDGFLVDPEESSAVIDSLMDQIPKMFGETRETETILLPALQAGLEALKASECAGKLYVFHSSLPTSEAPGKLKSRDDRKLLGTDKEKTVLTPQSTVYNMLGQECVGSGVSVDLFIFNNSYIDLATIGQVARLTGGEVYKYTYFQADIDGHRLVNDLIKNISRPIAFDAVMRVRTSTGIRPTDFFGHFFMSNTTDMEIASIDCDKAVAIEIKHDDKLSDENVFIQVALLYTSCSGQRRLRILNLSLKTCTQLADLFRSCDLDTTILFFAKQGLFKLLENNPKAIKDSLINRAAQILACYRKNCASPTSAGQLILPECMKLLPLYISCLLKNDAFSGGSDLTLDDRSYSIYFVMSMDLPTSVQFFYPRLIPIHDVQVEDNDVPAAIRCTADKMMEDGAYILENGVHMFMWLGLGLSPEFTQSVFGAQCTQQIDTDRTGLPVFDNPLSKRVRGIVDSIQHEKHRCMRLTLVRQRDKLENVLRHFLVEDRGITDGSASYVDFLCHMHKEIRTLLS; the protein is encoded by the exons CAACCACCAGCACCACAAGGATTCAGTCAAATGCCTGGCCAACAGTATCAACCCCCTGCACCTGGCGGTGCACCCCATTATCCGACGGGAGGAATGGCTCCACCCCCTCAGCAGAAACGTCTCGATCCGGACAGTATGCCAAACCCTATCCAGGTCATGAGTGAAAATCAACGCTCCAATGGTGGCGTGTTTGCAACTAACCAAGCTGGATTGGTACCACCATTGGTGACAACGAAGTTCGTTACGCAGGATCAGGGCAATTCCGGACCGCGTTTTATTCGTTCGTCGATGTACAACGTTCCGGCCAACACAGATATGATGAAGCAGAGTGCCGTTCCGTTTTCACTCATTGTGTCTCCATTCGCACGAGTAGCCGAGAAGGAGTTAGCTCCACCGATCGTAAACTTTGGAGAACTGGGCCCTATTCGATGCATCCGTTGTAAAGCATACATGTGCCCGTTTATGCAGTTCATCGACGGTGGCCGTCGATTCCAGTGCTTGTTCTGTAAGGCAACCACGGATGTTCCATCGGAATACTTCCAACATCTGGACCACACCGGTCAACGTATGGACAAATACGAACGTCCCGAATTGGTTCTCGGCACCTACGAATTCGTTGCCACCAAGGATTATTGTAGGAACAATATTCCTCCGAGACCACCGGCAATGGTGTTTGTAATTGACGTTTCCTACAACAACGTCAAGTCCGGATTGGTGCAGTTGCTCTGCTCCGAGATGAAGAACATCATTCGCAACTTGCCCGTTGACGAGGGTCAAGAGAAAACCGCCATGAAAGTGGGTTTTATCACCTACAACAACTCGGTTCATTTCTATAACATCAAGAGCACCTTGGCTCAACCGCAAATGATGGTAGTTGGAGATGTTCAG GAAATGTTCATGCCTCTCCTTGACGGTTTCCTGGTCGATCCGGAGGAGTCCAGTGCCGTCATCGACTCACTGATGGATCAAATTCCCAAGATGTTCGGAGAGACCCGTGAAACGGAAACCATCCTGTTGCCGGCGCTGCAGGCCGGTCTGGAAGCCTTGAAGGCTTCCGAGTGTGCCGGAAAGTTGTACGTGTTTCACTCATCTCTTCCGACCTCGGAGGCGCCCGGGAAACTAAAATCCCGCGACGATCGCAAACTGCTCGGAACTGACAAGGAGAAGACGGTTTTAA CTCCTCAGTCAACCGTTTACAATATGCTCGGTCAAGAATGTGTGGGATCTGGCGTTTCAGTAGACCtgtttattttcaacaattcGTATATTGATCTGGCCACGATTGGTCAGGTGGCTCGTTTGACCGGTGGAGAGGTTTATAAATACACGTACTTCCAG GCTGATATTGACGGTCATCGGCTGGTGAAcgatttgattaaaaacatttcgaGACCAATCGCATTCGATGCCGTGATGCGTGTGCGTACCTCCACCGGAATCAGGCCAACGGATTTCTTTGGACACTTCTTCATGTCGAACACCACGGACATGGAAATCGCCAGTATTG ATTGCGACAAAGCCGTTGCCATCGAGATCAAGCACGACGACAAATTGTCCGACGAAAATGTATTCATCCAAGTGGCACTGTTGTACACGTCTTGCTCCGGACAGCGTCGTTTACGTATTTTGAATCTTAGTCTCAAGACGTGCACTCAGCTGGCCGATTTGTTCCGCAGCTGCGACCTGGATACAACGATTCTGTTCTTCGCCAAGCAAGGACTGTTCAAACTGTTGGAGAACAACCCGAAAGCTATCAAGGACTCGTTGATCAACCGGGCGGCGCAGATATTGGCTTGCTACCGCAAAAACTGCGCATCGCCCACATCGGCCGGCCAGCTGATACTGCCGGAATGCATGAAGCTGCTGCCCCTGTACATTTCATGCCTGCTTAAGAACGACGCCTTCTCGGGAGGTTCAGATCTGACGCTGGACGACCGATCATATTCGATCTACTTCGTGATGAGCATGGATCTGCCCACGTCGGTGCAGTTCTTCTATCCACGCTTGATACCGATACACGACGTCCAGGTGGAGGACAACGACGTGCCGGCGGCCATTCGATGCACAGCGGACAAAATGATGGAGGACGGTGCTTACATTTTGG AGAACGGTGTCCACATGTTCATGTGGCTCGGTTTGGGTCTGAGCCCGGAGTTCACACAGTCGGTCTTCGGGGCACAGTGTACACAGCAGATCGATACAGACCGTACGGGTTTACCAGTATTCGACAATCCACTTTCCAAACGGGTGCGCGGAATTGTCGACAGCATACAGCACGAAAAACATCGATGCATGCGG CTCACTTTGGTACGGCAGCGTGACAAGTTGGAAAATGTTCTGCGGCACTTCCTGGTGGAGGATCGCGGCATTACGGACGGTTCCGCCAGTTACGTGGACTTCCTGTGTCACATGCACAAAGAGATTCGAACACTACTGAGCTAG